A stretch of Arthrobacter sunyaminii DNA encodes these proteins:
- the pcaC gene encoding 4-carboxymuconolactone decarboxylase, producing MIEDADKTQQDVYDEGMAVRREVLGAAHVDRANAAKDEFTEDFQELITKYAWGSIWTRPGLPRTMRSAITLTALIAHGHTEEFAMHVRSALTNGLTRAEIKEIILQSAIYCGVPAANSAFKTAQQVFAELDGLEKR from the coding sequence ATGATTGAGGATGCAGACAAGACCCAGCAGGACGTCTACGACGAGGGGATGGCCGTCCGCCGCGAGGTGCTCGGTGCTGCCCACGTGGACCGCGCGAACGCCGCCAAGGACGAATTCACCGAGGACTTCCAGGAGCTCATCACCAAGTATGCGTGGGGGAGCATCTGGACCCGGCCCGGACTGCCCCGGACCATGCGCAGCGCGATCACGCTCACCGCACTGATTGCCCACGGGCACACGGAGGAGTTCGCCATGCACGTCCGCTCAGCGCTGACCAACGGGCTGACCCGGGCCGAAATCAAGGAAATCATTCTGCAGTCGGCCATCTACTGCGGCGTTCCGGCTGCCAATTCGGCATTCAAGACGGCGCAACAGGTTTTCGCAGAACTCGACGGGCTGGAGAAGCGATGA